One window of the Benincasa hispida cultivar B227 chromosome 3, ASM972705v1, whole genome shotgun sequence genome contains the following:
- the LOC120072914 gene encoding peroxidase 47-like produces MMLISMSKLMILVTIMLSLGVSSRFTSVNGLSMGYYLMSCPFVDPIVKNIVNRALQNDPTLAASLIRMHFHDCFVEGCDGSILIDSTKDNTAEKDSPANLSLRGYEVIDEIKEQLERQCPGVVSCADIVAMAARDAVFWAGGPFYEIPKGRKDGSRSRIEDTVNLPSPFLNASQLISHFAQRGFTPNQMVALSGAHTLGVARCISFKGRLDGNDPLLNPNFGRALSRTCSNGDNALQTFDATPDNFDNVYYNALSRGAGVLFSDQTLFASPRTRGIVTAYAMNQALFFLDFQQAIIKMGLLDVKEGYRGQVRSNCRRVN; encoded by the exons ATGATGCTAATTTCAATGTCAAAATTGATGATTTTAGTCACTATTATGTTGTCTTTGGGAGTAAGCTCAAGATTTACAAGTGTAAATGGGTTGAGTATGGGATATTACTTGATGAGTTGCCCCTTTGTAGATCCCATTGTGAAGAACATTGTCAATAGAGCCCTTCAAAATGATcccactttggctgcttctctCATTCGAATGCATTTCCATGACTGTTTCGTCGAG GGATGCGATGGATCGATATTGATTGATTCGACGAAAGATAACACAGCAGAAAAAGACTCTCCTGCTAACCTCAGTTTACGAGGCTACGAGGTTATTGATGAGATCAAGGAGCAACTTGAGAGGCAATGTCCCGGTGTTGTTTCTTGTGCAGACATTGTCGCTATGGCTGCTAGAGATGCAGTCTTTTgg GCAGGGGGTCCGTTTTACGAGATACCAAAGGGAAGGAAGGACGGAAGCAGATCAAGAATCGAAGACACCGTTAATTTGCCTTCGCCTTTCTTAAATGCATCTCAGCTTATTAGTCATTTCGCTCAACGCGGCTTTACTCCCAACCAAATGGTCGCACTTTCGG GGGCGCATACATTGGGAGTGGCAAGATGCATATCGTTCAAAGGGAGACTGGATGGCAACGACCCTCTTCTGAATCCAAACTTCGGAAGAGCACTGTCAAGAACATGCAGCAACGGCGACAACGCCCTCCAAACATTTGACGCCACACCCGACAACTTCGACAACGTTTATTACAACGCGCTGTCGAGAGGCGCCGGGGTTCTGTTTTCCGACCAGACATTATTTGCTAGCCCTCGTACGAGGGGCATTGTCACTGCCTACGCCATGAACCAAGCTCTATTCTTCTTGGACTTTCAACAGGCCATCATCAAAATGGGCTTACTCGATGTTAAGGAGGGTTATAGAGGCCAAGTTCGTAGCAACTGCCGTAGGGTTAATTGA